CACACAATATTAAACTTACATGTAActctttatattaaactttaaataagaaaaaacagaACATTTACATATTGCGTAAATACAaagctttatatttattcaacagatttgcCAGTGCTTTATTTCCATCCTGCTAAAAGTTGGTTCTTTGGTCAGGAAAACTGTTTTTTCGACTTacctttcttaaaaaaaaaactactggtAAAAAACTAAACCTGTACTCAAATTCGTTAGTTTTGACGACTGAAGCAAGCCTAGCTTTTTCTATTGGATTAAATCCTCTATCTAATAAGAAGagtaacaaaaaacatatacaaaaaagaaaaaaaaatcacagaaaaattaacatttacacTCTACCCAAAACTAACATATAATTTAGGCTTTAAGTACAAATTAAATAGCTACGACTGTAATAAAATGGCAATGATTAGTCCGAacttaaataactaattattattataatgaataacaacataaaaatatatttttttttgtttttattattttatatttcatttatttatttattaagctgtAACTAATCATTTAAAACCAGTGTCACACGTAGTAATAGcaggtcttttttttgttttgtatttttttttactcactATAATTCAATGTGTGAAACCGATTTACGCGATTAAAATCGGACTAGCCAAATACCTCGacaattgttataaaaagtaaagatacACTAAAAATTAACTTACACTTTATTAACGGTCTTAAAACCGAGCACCGAAATCTAAAATCTTTCAAGTTGAAAACAAGTTTCGACGGTATTCGTCAAATCCCATTTTACGTTttcatgttttttcttttattgccGACATTACAATGCATTAATCATAGCTCAAACTAgtaaatggttttattatttaaaaaccacaaaatcattaaatatttagagcgttttaaattttaggattctatatcgttataaaaatataattctcaatTATAAAtgcatcgtttttttttttttgttcccaATGTTAAGATTAGACTATGAAGAGTAAATGGCGTTTCCATGCTCGGCAGAAGAAAATGTAACTTgccaattattatttctataaccaatttatatcttttttttatataatttgctgCTGTGGTTGTTTAATTGGCATGTTACATTATCAAGTAatgattgttatatattaaatatgtataaaatggacagacagacagcaaTGCACTTCATGCAGAGCACAGCTATGGCAGAGCTTATAGTTTCTCATAAGGCAGGTGGGAAGTGACAtctgaaagaaaataaaaccaaaaaataacaataccttCCTCTATTACCGGGAGTACTTAGTTCACTTACCGAAATAAAAATCCTATGTTTAACTACAACACTATTACTAATAATTGCATAACattggatattttaaaattaattaaaatcccCGTCAtgtcgaattaaataaaaataaataaatactaaattttgattataatatcatcaaaattgTCTTGAATTACACTAGAACTAAATAATACTTGAACAATGATTTacttaattcattcattcatttaagaACTAGTTACGTCGAATGACTggcaaataaaaatgatcagGCAGCAGATAACCATGCAACAAACACTAAATACATTCACTCACCAGAGCTGTACTGCGTGTACTGCTGGTACTGTGGGTGGAAGTTGTGGAACGCGTCCGTCATTATGTCTTTAGGGTTCATTGTCTCCTGGAATTAAATTGATAggatttgtatacatttttacacaAAATCTCGTGTAGTTAACGGGGAACGGACAGCCTGGCGAAGCGGGTGGACGTATCACCTTGAGGCTGCTGGAGATGGACTGCATGGTGACGGAGCGGTGCGGGTCGCGGTGCGCGTGCGCGTACACGGCGGCCGGGAACGCGTAGCGGAGCGCCACGGCGGCCGCCAGCATCTCGATGCAGATCAGGAAGTTCTGGTAGCCGGCGGACACCGTACCGGCCGTAGTGGGCACGCCGTTGGAGTCTATGATGGGCGATATGACGTCTGCCTTCTCGAGGATGGCCAGAGCTACACCTGtaagttgatatatattttacgatcaTTTTTTGTTCGCAGTGAATGGGCTAAAAgtgattagaaaatattttaattaaatatattttttcgatatcGCAGCTATTCTCACCTTGCCAGAATGATAAGAAAATAACCGATTTGACAGTGAAGAACTTGAGCACTGGGTCGAATGGTTTTAGCATTTCGCGAGTCGCTCCCAGGAACAAGAAGAGACCGTACAACGCCAAACTCACAGAGAAATTGTAAACTATTGTTATGTAGAGGTAGCCGCCGTCCGGGCTCCAGTCACCGTCGTGGTAATGTCCGGCCGcctaaaaacatattttattttatttaaccattttCAATaacaactatatatttttatttaagacacaCATAAGCCCACAAAAGGGGTGTAGCTTTTTAAGCCTTAGAAAGGGTTAACGTTAGAATCCTTACATCATCCCCATTGACACTGTTTATAAATTCAGAGCAGTCgtgtttctattattttaagtataaaattgttattattttaagtatgtataaaataattatttaatcttataatattcttcaaaaaaattgactgaaaaactgaaataaaaacttgGTGGTGTTTCCTCCAGGCTCAAAAATACGCTAGATTTTGTCTGATCTGTCTTCGATCGTATCGGATTGCCGTCCCATAAAATTATAAGGTGTGGGAATAGAGAATGCACAAACACACTCGTGCACTAGAATATTGTCAGCACACTTGGCTTATCTCCGTGGTTAATTTCCATCGTGACAGGAATCGGTCataaaaaatcatcatcataaataaacatgatattCATATATCCATGATTGCGTATTACATACACGCAATATTAGCGATGTgactcatttttaaatattcatacataaagaaataaaattatctttgtacaaattcataataatcaacaagtataaaaatatctaaatagttcataaaataaaatgtaaaatcaaatcaatgccATGAATCATTCTTATCTTTGACGACGTagataatagaatattattgataatgataaattaacacTCTGgtgatacaaataaattgtaacattttgtcattaaaaattcaaaactaGATAAAATCGGTTTCTTGCAATATACGagtatttttcgttttatattagtCATCATGAATATGAATGAAGTAATTCTGGTTACGTGTTGCAATTTTGTatacttaagtatttttatgtaataaaattatgtaaaaatttacCGTGCGGAAGAGGTCAGTTTGTGTTGCTAAATGGTTGTTTTACGCAATACACACGTAGAAGAAATTACTTGGTTATGTGTATCGATTACTCATTCGAAAATACAGCTTAAGTAAATGGTCAGTGAACACGTGTACATGATCGCAGATTAGATACAAATGGATATTTCATAGATTGgaaaattctaataattatgtacaaatttaatgaaattcgttataaacattttcactagttacttattttattgaGTTTAATGCTAGAATCTTATagagccccccccccccctcttaCAAACGTTCGAGTTGAATGGTCcgaatgaaattaatttctgTAAACATTTCTAATATGATTGTAATCTTTACAATGGcaacataatataatgaatatttatataagcctAAATTATAGTTAATTCACAAATCACTATATCTTATAAATCCTATCAGTCCTTCTTCCGCGTATGTATGCGATACGCTCAAAAACTACTAAACGgatttttaaacgaatttcaCAAATTGAAGCAATGAGTCATGACttgattgtataattaattaggattttgtgtaaatttactgaaatataataatgatagcAGAAGATGTATATTATCACTGTTCAACGTTTCTATTGGCCGGTATTTTTTCCGACCATCATACTTGATATAACCGTATTATGTAGCCCCTTAGTCTACCCCTGCAAAGACGAGTTTCAAATACCTGCAAGAATATGATAATGAAAGCGCAGACGGGCTTGATGAGACAGAACTGCAGCGTGGCCTGCTTGCAGAACCTCAGGAAGCCGATGGTGTAGGTGGCGCCCGACAGGCAGCACGTGCCGTTGACGCACGACGCGCGCACGGGCCGCCCGCGCAGCTCCGACATGATGTTGCCCTCCCCGCCCAGGTACTCGTAGCACAGGGACAGGAAACTGTAGATCACGAACGCTGGAAAATATTCGACGTACCGTAGTTCATTATTTACTGAAtggtatttagtattttaaataaaggaatGGTTGAACGAAACCATAAATAGTtagatatatatgaataatacattGAATTATGTGACATATTCGACGCCaatcaatatttatgaaatttctaTTTGAATTTCGTCCTGTGGTCTGTGGCGAGAACAGGCGGTAACTTACACTGAAATTCTGGCTTctaatacaaatattgtatgtaCAAGAAACCGCAGAGGGGCTCTAACGAATAACCtcgaaatatacttatttaatcgTCTCCCCATTTCACGCATTTGCATCAGTTTATGTATTGAGAAAGGTTAAAGGGACATTCGATATTCTTCCAGGCTGATTAGAAAACAAGATAATAACTATAAACGTTAGaagtcaatataaatatagcttCGAATTTGGAAATATTTAGATTAACCACACAAACGTTAAAGTTATAATCGTGTAATATTTCGACATTAAGGCCaaacacaaaacatttttttatcgtgtataatttgattacaaaagtataaattcttgtataaataaataattaccttcATAGCAATCTCTAACCGTGAAAAAGTAAACATAGTATGAATTGCCATTAAAGAAGAGAAGCGAGATCCAACTGTAGCAGCCGTAGATAGGTACGATAAACAATATGCGTACAATCCAACGCTGCTCTGACGGGTTCGTGTACCAGCGCAAGTGCTGATAAATCTGCAATGAATATCACACATTGTTATTGAAAcgtaatctttaataataataataaatgtaacaatgTACTCAAcattgttacaattattaaccCTGACAACtatttaacatatttcaattattaaacgCATTTTGAATGTGTAGTTactttgtgtataaaaataattgttaaattgagCAGCAAGTGTAAACAAATTAATGGACAACGAACTACAAATAGATACAATAAATCTACATTGAgaaatgatactttttttttggattttcaaACTGAAACAATATACACTATCTTACTAAAAAGATATTGGCTTGGCTATCTTGGCTTTTCTCGAAAGAGTGCTCTAATTAAATTTCGCACAACTTATAGGCAACTGTTTTGATGATAGACAAAACTTTACATTATTATGAagtgtaatattgttaaatttgattCAGGTCTTCGAAATATCAATCTATTAGAGTTTTTGTAACACCTTTATATTTGTTGCAAAGATGGTGTGGAATctccaaaaaatattcaacgtcTTTAAGAAGACGTTGAAAATTGATATTATGGAGTTTTAGTGAGTCAGCGGATTCTAAATATGCTGCATATCGGTGGATAGgatgaaaataaaagaaaaattttctCGAAACCTCTTTCAATCAACAGGCGAATTACTTTTAGCGT
The DNA window shown above is from Vanessa tameamea isolate UH-Manoa-2023 chromosome 16, ilVanTame1 primary haplotype, whole genome shotgun sequence and carries:
- the LOC113402946 gene encoding transmembrane protein 184B isoform X2, producing the protein MSSTDTINVTAQPISNNTHEMLTSVFLETRSAQVIAGIFVWAALFLTCQQIYQHLRWYTNPSEQRWIVRILFIVPIYGCYSWISLLFFNGNSYYVYFFTVRDCYEAFVIYSFLSLCYEYLGGEGNIMSELRGRPVRASCVNGTCCLSGATYTIGFLRFCKQATLQFCLIKPVCAFIIIFLQAAGHYHDGDWSPDGGYLYITIVYNFSVSLALYGLFLFLGATREMLKPFDPVLKFFTVKSVIFLSFWQGVALAILEKADVISPIIDSNGVPTTAGTVSAGYQNFLICIEMLAAAVALRYAFPAAVYAHAHRDPHRSVTMQSISSSLKETMNPKDIMTDAFHNFHPQYQQYTQYSSDVTSHLPYEKL
- the LOC113402946 gene encoding transmembrane protein 184B isoform X1; the protein is MSSTDTINVTAQPISNNTHEMLTSVFLETRSAQVIAGIFVWAALFLTCQQIYQHLRWYTNPSEQRWIVRILFIVPIYGCYSWISLLFFNGNSYYVYFFTVRDCYEAFVIYSFLSLCYEYLGGEGNIMSELRGRPVRASCVNGTCCLSGATYTIGFLRFCKQATLQFCLIKPVCAFIIIFLQAAGHYHDGDWSPDGGYLYITIVYNFSVSLALYGLFLFLGATREMLKPFDPVLKFFTVKSVIFLSFWQGVALAILEKADVISPIIDSNGVPTTAGTVSAGYQNFLICIEMLAAAVALRYAFPAAVYAHAHRDPHRSVTMQSISSSLKETMNPKDIMTDAFHNFHPQYQQYTQYSSVMRGAGIGNRGSEEGAALAPRPPPQRVATISHATNYHEKTTLLSSDDEFQ